A window of Thermococcus sp. LS1 genomic DNA:
TCTATGTCGTCTCGAAGAGGCCGCTAAAGGTGCGCTGCCACTACTGCGAGAGGACGATGGAGGAGGACGAGATTCTGAGCAACCTCTGAGAAAGGCTTATAATCCCCGCCCCTATTTTTTAATTGTGAGTGGTATGAAAAGAAACGTTGCGGCGTTAGTAGTTGCGTTCATTCTCATCGTGAGCATAGCCGGATTCGTTTACAGGGGGAGCCCAGCGGAGACGGACTCCACCGGAACCCAGAGCACAAAAAACGAGGGAGATATTAGGATATACGCAATGATCGAAAACGAAAACGCCGCCTTTGAGATGGCCCTTTTTAATATCGAGATCGGTGATGCAAAGATAAACGAGACCAACGTTCCAATGCTGGCATACACTGGAGCGCCCGGAAGGGTTGTGTTCAAGATTAAAGGATGGGCAATCAACTGGAACGGCGTCGAATTTGATGTCAGTGGAAAAGTAACCGTAAGCACAGAGGCCGGAAAGACCTACCTGATAACGCTGGAGCCCGTTCACGAGCCGGGCATCTTTGTTATGAGGCTCGACGAAAAGCTCAGCGGTGTCATCGGCCGGGACGTGCCGACCACCATATTTCTCGAGGATTCCACAGCTGTAGGGGATACCCTCGCGCGGGCAGGCTTTCCCAGCGAGCTCACGGTCAACAAAGAGCTGAGGGAGAAGTACCTTAACTTATGGAAGGAAACTGGGAACCTGAGCTACCTCCAGGCATACAGGGATTTAAGCTACCATATCAAAACACTTGGCCTGATGGCCAAGCTGGGCAACGTCGATGGGCCCGCAGTCAGGACTCTAGTTCTGGGCCTCAGGGCCACTGATTATTACTACTCCCACTGGAGCGAGCCAGGAAGGAAAGACATGATCCTTGTTTTCTTCAATGACTCCCCGTATTACGGGGCACTCAAAGTCGCTGACGGCCCGATGTGTAGCAGGCTGCCGTTCATCTACTACACCGCGAGGGGCTTCAACCTATATCCGGTTTCGGCCCTCCATTGGGCGGAGATATACTACGAGAGAGGCGATTACGAGGCCATGCTCGAAATCCTGGACGAGCTTCTTCCGTTCGCCACCTACGGAAGGTACAGCGGCACCGAATACGCTGTCTTCCACATCTATTTCCACTTCCAGAACGCGAGCATTCCATGGGTTTCAGGCTACGCCCAGGGCATGGCAGCAGGGCTTTACGCACTGGCATACAACCTCACTGAAAACGAAACTTATCTCGAAACCGCAAAGCTCTTCCTGAACTCATTCGACCTCCCGCTCAGTCAGAACGGCTTCGTTGTCCAGACGAAATATGGCCCCTGGTACTTGGAGTACAACTACTACCCGGAACAACTCGTTCTGAACGGCCATATAATAGCTCT
This region includes:
- a CDS encoding D-glucuronyl C5-epimerase family protein, which codes for MKRNVAALVVAFILIVSIAGFVYRGSPAETDSTGTQSTKNEGDIRIYAMIENENAAFEMALFNIEIGDAKINETNVPMLAYTGAPGRVVFKIKGWAINWNGVEFDVSGKVTVSTEAGKTYLITLEPVHEPGIFVMRLDEKLSGVIGRDVPTTIFLEDSTAVGDTLARAGFPSELTVNKELREKYLNLWKETGNLSYLQAYRDLSYHIKTLGLMAKLGNVDGPAVRTLVLGLRATDYYYSHWSEPGRKDMILVFFNDSPYYGALKVADGPMCSRLPFIYYTARGFNLYPVSALHWAEIYYERGDYEAMLEILDELLPFATYGRYSGTEYAVFHIYFHFQNASIPWVSGYAQGMAAGLYALAYNLTENETYLETAKLFLNSFDLPLSQNGFVVQTKYGPWYLEYNYYPEQLVLNGHIIALQGLYHYWKVTGDERAYNLFWEGAMSVKKALPDFDTGDWSRYASIYDSSSEFYHRLHIKLLVWLYMKTGDETFLEYAEKWDEYLKERGLELENIPRLLKEMGK